A single region of the Prevotella sp. HUN102 genome encodes:
- a CDS encoding LamG-like jellyroll fold domain-containing protein yields the protein MTQEQFMVLNMPFDEAEGAKKTYDYSPNRADGVVTDASFEAGRQSNCIRFDGAGKCEVQKNVLDMARDFTICTWIKLHPVSNQLIIVFNYNGINKLYQKSIELNAEQWYYLAISRSGNTICTYLNSTLVERAVMPNDFGNPIGISISQDNYNTTLGNGCLDETRIYQKELTQEEIDGELNNTKQLAYLLDGVNFKEYGVFVSASKGLLGSLKMKDPLKVDFSGYHGEAVDLARPRFEAREITLECFIHSTGGKMEFVKAVTNFLSQFNKKHTTSTDIVQAEPVAAGLHRLTIDIHPTKALVYEVYLPDATQVEKVWNDRDMTGTFTLTLREPEPVKKVLKHIRVNESSKQVSITITTSKLVNIYWGDGTTTQDVYGANKTITHNYTTNGDYYVVVTGVIEDIEEFTTNAIIVWDKL from the coding sequence ATGACACAGGAACAATTTATGGTACTCAATATGCCTTTTGATGAGGCAGAGGGAGCAAAGAAAACGTATGATTATAGCCCCAACCGTGCAGACGGAGTGGTTACAGATGCCAGCTTTGAGGCTGGTAGGCAATCAAACTGTATAAGGTTTGATGGTGCTGGCAAATGCGAGGTGCAAAAAAACGTACTGGATATGGCACGTGATTTTACAATTTGCACGTGGATTAAGCTGCACCCTGTTAGCAACCAGCTCATCATTGTATTTAACTACAATGGCATTAACAAGCTGTACCAAAAGAGCATAGAGCTAAACGCAGAGCAATGGTACTATCTTGCAATCAGTAGGAGCGGTAACACCATTTGCACATACCTTAACTCAACGCTTGTAGAACGTGCTGTAATGCCTAACGATTTTGGAAATCCTATTGGTATAAGCATTAGCCAAGATAACTACAATACAACGCTGGGGAATGGCTGTTTGGACGAAACTCGCATATACCAAAAAGAACTCACACAGGAGGAGATAGATGGGGAGCTAAACAATACAAAGCAGCTTGCCTATCTGTTAGATGGTGTGAACTTTAAGGAGTATGGAGTATTTGTAAGTGCGAGCAAGGGGCTGCTGGGTAGCTTAAAGATGAAAGACCCATTAAAGGTTGATTTCAGCGGTTATCACGGAGAAGCCGTAGATTTGGCACGCCCACGCTTTGAGGCAAGAGAGATTACATTAGAGTGCTTTATCCACTCCACAGGCGGTAAAATGGAGTTTGTAAAAGCTGTAACAAACTTTCTAAGCCAGTTCAACAAGAAACATACCACCAGCACGGATATAGTACAAGCAGAGCCAGTAGCAGCAGGGTTACACAGATTGACAATAGATATACACCCAACAAAGGCTTTGGTTTATGAGGTATATTTGCCCGATGCAACGCAGGTTGAAAAGGTATGGAACGATAGGGATATGACAGGTACATTTACTCTTACATTAAGAGAACCCGAACCAGTCAAAAAGGTTTTGAAACACATTAGGGTAAACGAAAGCTCAAAGCAAGTAAGTATCACTATTACCACAAGTAAGCTGGTTAATATATACTGGGGCGATGGAACGACAACGCAAGATGTGTACGGAGCAAACAAAACTATTACGCACAATTATACAACCAATGGCGACTATTATGTAGTTGTAACAGGTGTCATTGAGGATATAGAGGAGTTTACCACAAACGCAATTATAGTATGGGACAAATTATAG
- a CDS encoding phage tail protein produces MGQIIVHKRNGEVRYVLDSTAKLCTVKSAEQKRDLLGEDTVTIKTESTTAMEYMVGDYIEVFGDVYTLNKINEPTKNGERKFENNMVFEGLQYKLLDAQYRNTDAAGHNPSGEFQLVANMGLLMNVLINNVKRVSAPLGEVWELGDCIETEYKDFSFSKENCLSVLQRVCKDFNTEFEIEVVTPKHYKLHIRKAGKLFPATFSFGMGGGIYKLKRKNVNSNDIVTRLYVEGGTKNITTNYRNGAQRLRIADNEESYIDNKQAIAAFGVKEGSRVYEDIYPHRTGVVSSIVEGDIFKFVDNTMFDLKEKDTNGNTRWLIDGTAAKLKFVGNSNLAGYEFEIADYDTKTQTFTINQYEDKRGLKIPSAATAYQIQKGDKYVLLDIIMPNDPYVVDAETELKKAGTKDLEADSQPKVEYELEFASLLLKRRFGVDGSLPNLFKVGDYLPIKDKDINVDKAIRIKGFTRDCYKDEYSYKLTISDTAEVSIIEKLIIDNEEQNKLITLNQLTDVAKARANWRTTQELLNMVFDGDGFFDATNIRPNSIETLMLSVGNRAGQFILQNIVIEANATVNGKPNPNLVRIGSNNGVLIHYAIEENNRMWNIGENTITLTSNGAYYLYARCAKGAGESGASLVFSQTRYAVDTGAYYYFPVGVLSSVYNGYRELTTTYGATRITGRTINCGRIESIDKRTYFDLDNSEIGGNIKFVSTDGTMKSIEELEHLVNTTSTALDNVNEIIESLQSQVDGTVEYWFGMGVPTLGTAPANQWKTELDKKTHLGDLYTDTATGLEYRFTKEGETYKWVNIPSTGIGQAIQTANDALETASSKNHTFLTANYNTYPKPPYKIGDLWITLNDYKIRICTKARESLSSYTNADWKEAGYTDDTNANAALQKLTDLATDSIITPSEKIKLKDELANIKVDYSTVKAKAQLAGCTTNEFDAAYSTLLVYISAFLSNMQVNSTGVNKATYNGNFSAYYKERTNLLDAVSKQYVDSVEVGNGNYIGNSAYFTDLKGWFHNPNDGVNIPPIYADSIMGNVMRFRKTNQKDIWFLHTPFAKAGGNILLPNEKFGSGITYTLAFWVKANAPIQLNMGFMNPKGDKRVAPYKYFTADTKWKRVVYTFVATGDSQPDTELFFRTDTADMQFANLYMTKFVLVEGNKAPEWNSSNQEVQSMIKANKDLLKAITQNYTQIEGGLILSTFLKLGALQKSDAWVESAGLKAMLNSTDEIAAYFGGTYQEALAGNNEGMTIIYHNGKLKALNAEITGTINATNGTFSGKLDGVTGTFRVLQALDSNGNVKAEIGFNSSEGKLYFSGDMQHQGTKDGRSLRFYSSDIWCRGSFGARERNLLVIKGAYGYYYPNGVYTDGNYVSLASKTSSNGERYYEVDCYGRTGDYSGFPVDTIIFNIQGGSVFQYCLNAAATQRIMIINGNDSSNNVKIFSNGRAVVWNGGEIAEVVQMPTPSSFTTPSINTNHLGAGLLVGAFRDNNWQ; encoded by the coding sequence ATGGGACAAATTATAGTACACAAACGTAATGGAGAGGTACGCTATGTGTTAGATAGTACTGCAAAGCTCTGCACCGTAAAAAGTGCAGAGCAAAAGCGTGATTTGCTGGGCGAAGATACCGTAACTATAAAAACAGAAAGCACAACGGCAATGGAATATATGGTAGGCGACTATATAGAGGTGTTTGGCGATGTTTACACGCTTAACAAGATAAATGAGCCTACTAAAAATGGAGAACGCAAGTTTGAGAACAATATGGTATTTGAGGGCTTACAATACAAGCTACTTGATGCACAATATCGTAATACCGATGCTGCTGGGCATAACCCCAGCGGAGAGTTTCAACTTGTAGCCAATATGGGCTTGTTGATGAATGTGCTAATCAACAACGTAAAACGTGTATCAGCTCCTTTGGGAGAGGTTTGGGAGTTGGGCGACTGCATAGAAACAGAGTACAAAGATTTCTCTTTCAGTAAAGAGAATTGTTTGAGCGTATTGCAGCGTGTATGCAAGGATTTCAATACAGAGTTTGAGATTGAGGTTGTTACTCCTAAGCATTATAAGCTACATATCCGCAAAGCTGGCAAACTCTTCCCTGCTACATTCTCATTCGGTATGGGAGGAGGCATTTACAAGCTGAAACGCAAGAATGTTAATAGTAATGATATTGTAACACGCCTGTATGTTGAGGGTGGTACTAAGAATATTACAACCAATTACAGGAATGGAGCGCAGCGTTTAAGGATTGCTGATAACGAGGAAAGTTATATTGATAACAAACAAGCAATAGCAGCCTTTGGAGTTAAGGAGGGGAGCAGAGTATATGAGGATATTTACCCACACCGTACAGGAGTTGTTAGCTCTATTGTTGAGGGGGATATTTTCAAGTTTGTGGACAACACAATGTTTGACCTCAAAGAGAAAGATACCAACGGCAATACACGCTGGTTGATAGATGGCACTGCTGCAAAGCTCAAGTTTGTTGGTAATAGTAATTTGGCTGGCTATGAGTTCGAGATAGCCGACTATGATACCAAAACACAAACTTTCACGATTAACCAGTATGAGGATAAGCGAGGCTTGAAAATACCAAGTGCAGCCACAGCTTACCAAATACAAAAGGGGGATAAGTATGTGTTACTTGATATTATTATGCCAAACGACCCATACGTTGTTGATGCAGAAACAGAACTTAAAAAGGCAGGCACAAAAGATTTGGAGGCAGATAGCCAGCCAAAGGTTGAGTATGAGCTTGAATTTGCGAGCCTGTTACTCAAGCGTAGGTTTGGTGTAGATGGCTCATTGCCTAACCTCTTTAAGGTTGGCGATTATTTGCCTATTAAAGATAAGGATATAAATGTAGATAAAGCTATACGAATTAAGGGGTTTACAAGAGATTGTTACAAAGACGAGTATAGTTACAAGCTAACAATTAGCGACACAGCAGAGGTAAGCATTATTGAGAAGCTGATTATAGATAACGAGGAGCAAAACAAACTCATTACCTTAAACCAGCTTACAGATGTTGCCAAAGCAAGAGCTAACTGGAGAACCACACAGGAGCTGCTAAATATGGTATTTGATGGCGATGGCTTCTTTGATGCCACCAATATACGCCCAAATAGTATTGAAACGCTTATGTTGAGCGTTGGCAATCGTGCTGGGCAATTCATTTTACAAAACATCGTCATTGAGGCTAATGCCACTGTTAATGGTAAGCCTAACCCTAATTTAGTGAGAATAGGCAGCAATAATGGAGTGTTAATCCATTACGCTATTGAGGAAAATAATAGAATGTGGAATATAGGAGAGAACACCATTACCTTAACAAGTAATGGGGCATATTACCTATATGCACGTTGCGCAAAAGGAGCTGGAGAGAGTGGCGCAAGCCTTGTTTTCAGCCAAACACGCTATGCAGTAGATACAGGTGCTTACTATTATTTCCCTGTTGGAGTGCTTTCCTCTGTTTACAATGGCTATCGTGAGCTTACAACAACATACGGAGCAACACGCATAACAGGGCGTACTATTAACTGTGGGCGTATTGAGAGTATAGATAAACGTACTTACTTTGACCTTGACAATAGTGAGATTGGAGGTAATATAAAATTTGTTTCAACCGATGGTACAATGAAAAGTATTGAGGAGTTGGAGCATTTGGTTAATACAACCTCCACTGCACTTGATAATGTAAATGAGATTATAGAGAGCTTACAAAGCCAAGTAGATGGTACTGTTGAGTATTGGTTTGGTATGGGTGTGCCAACGCTGGGAACTGCACCAGCTAACCAGTGGAAAACAGAGTTGGATAAGAAAACACATTTGGGGGACTTATATACTGACACTGCTACTGGTTTAGAGTATAGATTTACAAAGGAGGGAGAAACCTATAAGTGGGTAAATATTCCCAGCACTGGTATTGGGCAAGCCATACAAACAGCTAATGATGCGTTGGAAACTGCCAGCAGTAAAAATCACACTTTCCTAACAGCAAACTATAATACATATCCAAAACCACCGTATAAAATTGGTGATTTGTGGATAACTCTCAATGATTATAAGATACGAATTTGCACCAAAGCACGCGAATCCTTAAGCTCATACACCAATGCCGATTGGAAAGAGGCTGGTTATACCGATGATACAAATGCTAATGCTGCACTACAAAAACTAACAGATTTGGCAACAGATAGCATCATTACTCCAAGCGAGAAAATTAAGCTCAAAGATGAGCTGGCTAATATTAAAGTGGACTACTCTACTGTGAAAGCAAAGGCACAGTTGGCAGGTTGTACTACCAATGAGTTTGATGCAGCATACAGTACGCTACTTGTGTATATTAGTGCATTTCTCTCAAATATGCAGGTAAATAGCACAGGAGTAAATAAAGCAACCTACAACGGCAACTTCTCTGCATATTACAAAGAACGAACCAACTTACTTGATGCTGTTAGCAAGCAATATGTTGATAGCGTAGAGGTCGGTAATGGTAATTATATTGGGAATAGTGCTTATTTTACAGACCTCAAAGGCTGGTTTCACAACCCTAATGATGGTGTTAATATCCCACCTATTTATGCCGATAGTATTATGGGCAATGTTATGAGGTTTAGGAAAACGAACCAAAAAGATATTTGGTTTCTGCATACTCCTTTTGCTAAAGCAGGAGGTAACATATTATTGCCAAACGAGAAATTTGGTAGTGGTATTACATACACACTTGCATTTTGGGTAAAAGCAAATGCTCCAATACAGCTTAATATGGGCTTTATGAATCCGAAAGGCGATAAGAGAGTTGCACCATATAAGTATTTTACAGCCGATACAAAATGGAAACGAGTTGTATATACATTTGTGGCAACAGGAGATAGCCAACCCGATACAGAATTGTTTTTCCGCACCGATACAGCTGATATGCAATTTGCAAACTTATATATGACAAAGTTTGTTTTAGTTGAGGGGAACAAAGCCCCCGAATGGAACTCAAGCAACCAAGAGGTACAGAGCATGATTAAGGCTAACAAGGATTTATTAAAAGCCATTACCCAAAACTACACACAAATTGAGGGTGGGCTTATCCTATCCACATTCTTAAAGCTGGGCGCATTACAAAAAAGTGATGCTTGGGTTGAGAGTGCAGGCTTAAAAGCTATGCTCAATAGTACAGATGAGATTGCTGCATATTTTGGAGGCACTTACCAAGAGGCATTGGCAGGAAACAATGAGGGTATGACTATTATATATCACAATGGAAAGCTGAAAGCACTCAACGCAGAGATTACAGGTACTATAAATGCTACAAATGGAACTTTTAGTGGAAAATTAGATGGTGTTACAGGTACTTTCCGAGTTTTACAAGCTCTTGATAGTAACGGTAATGTAAAGGCAGAGATTGGCTTTAATTCCAGTGAGGGGAAGCTGTATTTTAGTGGAGATATGCAGCACCAAGGAACTAAGGACGGACGTAGCTTGCGCTTTTATTCCTCTGATATTTGGTGTCGTGGCTCATTTGGAGCAAGAGAAAGAAACTTGTTAGTTATCAAGGGAGCTTATGGTTATTATTATCCAAACGGTGTGTACACAGATGGCAACTATGTAAGTTTAGCATCTAAAACCAGTAGTAATGGGGAAAGATATTATGAGGTTGATTGCTATGGGCGAACTGGCGATTACAGCGGTTTCCCTGTTGATACCATAATCTTTAACATACAAGGTGGCTCTGTATTTCAATACTGCTTAAATGCTGCTGCAACACAAAGAATAATGATTATCAATGGTAATGATAGCAGCAATAATGTTAAAATCTTCTCCAATGGTAGAGCAGTTGTTTGGAATGGTGGAGAGATTGCAGAGGTCGTGCAAATGCCTACTCCCTCTTCATTCACAACACCAAGCATAAATACAAATCATTTAGGTGCTGGTTTGTTGGTGGGAGCTTTTAGAGATAATAACTGGCAATAA